CCTAGAGGAAGACTTACATTGTATAAGCGAAACCTATAGTCCCGTTGACTCTTCTAGCTGCAAGCTATTGCATGAATTGACTATGATACTGCGTGTGTCATCACGCTATATACCATGGTATCTACACAGGTGGATATCATGACTCCTATTACCTTATGAAACCGTTGCCATCCTTGTCGAAGACCCTGAAGGCCTCGATGATCTCGTCCGACGAATTGTCATCCGTCGTCGGTCTGGCCATCAGGGATAAGAAGTCTGTGAAGTCGATCTCACCGTTCCCTGACAAAGATGTTGGGATTTCAAAATCAAGGTCTCCTTATAACATCTTGAAATAGAACAGTCTGGTGTTTATATGCACAGTCAACGTTTTCCTGTTTTCACCCATCAAACCCCAGGAGAACTCGTGACAGAAACATCTTTTCATCACTAATTGGAATGACTTATATACCCGACTCCGTGAAAAACGCAAACATAACTGTTTTACCTTAAAGCTAACACACTTCTGCACATTATAACCCAATACATTCGGTAAACTAaaacagtaatttttttttttttttataactttgTTCAGATTCTGGTTTCATTTCTGAAGTATTATTGTACTGATATTGgtgaaaaattaaacatcctaTGCACGTACTGCACACGCACAACCCTGCCTTACATAATTATTTCTCCGCTACATACATTCTACAGAATCTACCTTTTGTGTGAGGTAAACCCGAGCTAAATTCACCATGAAGGCCGCCAGCTCAGTCAAGCTATTCTGCATCCTTGTCATCCTTGTCGAATCAAAATTTGTATTGCCTTTTTTATTCATACAGCCATAAATGTTTTATACAACGACTATGCTATAGTTACAccagtttttacttttgtattGCTCTTTGTAATTTAGTTGTTTGTATATTGTTTAGAATTCTTCACAACAATgtaattcttattttgttttgacttGAGAAACATAATAAATGCGAACGAACAAATCTGGCACTTCTGATTTTAATCGCAATGGAGAAGAGTAGCTAAAACTGGACAGATCTTAATAAATTTGCATCAAATCAGAAAGGAAAAATAATGCGTAAAGGGGACAAGGAGCATTAAACTTTGTCCCCAATTCAGAGATATTCTTCGACCGAAGTAAATAATCTTCTTTATGAAACACCACCAATGAATAGTGATTAAGAGATACAGCACGATACCAGAGAAATGTGATTTCTTGACCTTGACGGGTTTAGGTACCATCtattcaataactttccacaaatTCACTGTCACCGGGAAGATCTTTGGAGAGTTTACATTGTACCATGGTAAAAACTCCATGCAGTTTGATTAATCTTAGCATATTGTGGTTGTTAACTTAACAAGGTATTTCAGAGCCAGTCATGCAATTTAAAGAGGCATACGACTCTTAATGCAGTCCTTTCGTTCTTGATAATTTTATAGAGCACGATAAAAAATGGAATAGCATGAATCATACATCTTCATGAAGCAATCATATTGGTCATAATCACATGTACTATATTGCGACTCATAATCGCATGATTGGTGGCGATATAATCACCTGGTATAGTAAGAATCAACATTAGATGTATTAGATACAAATCTGCTCTacattaaattttcaaaatttcgtGTCATATTGTCGTAGAGTGGTAACGGAGCAGCAATCTTAACTTTCAAAGGGGAGAGCATTGTGTAACTGGTTAGTCTTCGGCGACGTAACACGTGacttttatcatcatttgtGCGAAGTAACGctaagtaggccctatgtaaAATTTAGACTTGGAACGTGGCACTCCACCTCACTACAGATCCACAGCGGGAACGAACACAGACACAGTGAAGAGTGAAGCCCTCGGAATCCATGAAACTGGAATGGGAATCATCTCactcaaatgaaatgagtttcatgtttgtgatggattcagtattttttatatttttgttgagTATTTTTTCCTTGTTCGCTCGGGTTTCATCTATTACAGTATGTAATCTAGTTGGttgggtaatttttttttttctgcgcaCGCATCTGACTACATCGATTGCCAAAATCAGTCGCTTTTCCAATATTTCGCAAAATCTCTGACCGTTTTCTCGTTGCAAAATCCCTTACCGTCGACATCGATTTCGTTGACCATATCGCGGAGTTCGGCGGCGGACGGGGATTCCCCGAATGACGTCATGACTTCCTCCAACTCCTTGGTGGTAATGATGCCGTCGCCGTTGACGTCGAAGACGGCGAATGCCTCCCGGTACTCTGGGGATGAGAACAGCGACAAGGACGTGGGAAGCACGATTAGATAGGGCGAAACATGACGTCATGAGAAGGAAGCCATTGTAGTTCTTTCATACCGATACAAAGAAGCAACAGAAAGGCCgcttgttcaaaaaaaaaaaaaaaaatgacaaggtGAAGAAATGCTCAAGCCCAGTCTGAGGTGTGCAACAGGCGAAGCCAGGGGCAGGGGACAAAAGTAATCTGACGATCTCATGACCACTCTCTGACGAATTACTAATAATCATATGACTTGGGTCATTGGGATGTAGATTTAGCCCATTTCTCTTGGGCCCTCAATTTCCAAGCTATAGCTGCCTCGATAAACTGGAGTGTTTGAGTCATTTATGTCTGCGCTTCGCTGATATACCTATCACCATGACAATTGTGTGTGATAAAGAGGTTTtcagattcaattcaatttcatttttttttttcacagaatatattttaaaaagttacaaattatCCTGAATACACGTTGGTCGCATGCAATATGGAAATTAGGGGTAATTGAATGAAAGCACGTATACATTTCTATCAAATAAAACTTGTTGGACTATCTATGTTCTGAGAAAGAGATATTGGGTATCAACTAAACAGAGCAGCGCATTGTGTGGACAACTCATGTAATCGACGTAAAAACTTCCTTATGATTACAAAAGtaaattgtgaaatatgaaacaaaagaaaaaccatGAGTGGgcgttacagctcgttattttCTTTCAGTCACTATTGTTATCATCACTATTCACGACCGGCGCAAATGGGGGCTGGGGGTCTGACCACTTGGctcccttttcttcttcttctcctttttttttttttttttttttgtcagctgatggaacccggaagtggcaccagaaatataaaacTGCCCCAACTTTTAAAAACGCTGCTGTTATCATCGTcgttatcatcgtcatcattatcatcaatttttaattttgcatggtgcttgtaaatatctaaCATCACCATTTCAAACTTCAAATTGCTATCTTTATaagttaaaacaaagaaaaataaataataataacaaatccAACAATGTATTGGTGTCGTTCTTACCTTCGATTTGCTCTTCCGTTAAGCTGTCGGCCTAAAAGAGCAAAGAGAAAATTCGTGAACCACAAAAGCAACACTTTTGCATACGAAGAAAATCTTATTAAACGCGTCGTTAGATGTTGTTAAACGGTAAACATTTGGTTTACATGGATTGGCTttcgaaagaagaaaaaat
The sequence above is drawn from the Diadema setosum chromosome 19, eeDiaSeto1, whole genome shotgun sequence genome and encodes:
- the LOC140242990 gene encoding calmodulin-alpha-like, with the translated sequence MTDDNSAMADSLTEEQIEEYREAFAVFDVNGDGIITTKELEEVMTSFGESPSAAELRDMVNEIDVDGNGEIDFTDFLSLMARPTTDDNSSDEIIEAFRVFDKDGNGFISVTNLRTIMSTVASGLTEDEIEEMIEEADVNGEGQVNYEGEHVEQHPELCRLS